The region GTCTTGCGCTGCGGGGCAGTTTCTTCCATGACGTGCAGAATTTGCTTGAGGTGCGACGAGTTGCTGCTGGGGCGCACCACCGTCCGCAGTTCGCTATCGAAGGTCGCCAGGCCGATCGAGTCTTGCTGCTGCAACACCAGGTAGGCCAGCGCCGCGGCGGCGGTCTTGGCGTATTCCAGCTTGGATAGCGCCGCGCCGCTGCTCTGGTAGCGCATGCTCTCGCTGGTGTCGAGCACCAGATAGGTCACCAGGTTCGTTTCGGTCTCGAACTGCTTCAGGTACACCTTGTCGGTCTTGCCAAACACCTTCCAATCCACGTAGCGCAGGTCGTCGCCGGGCACATACTCGCGATGCTCGGCGAACTCGATGGACAGTCCGTGGTAAGGGCTGTGATGCACGCCAGAAACGTAGCCCTCCACGATCAGGCGCGCGCGCAGCTCCAAACCCTGGATGCTAGCCAGCGTCTGCGGACTTAAATACTTCT is a window of Pirellulales bacterium DNA encoding:
- a CDS encoding DUF58 domain-containing protein, producing the protein MENYQKYLSPQTLASIQGLELRARLIVEGYVSGVHHSPYHGLSIEFAEHREYVPGDDLRYVDWKVFGKTDKVYLKQFETETNLVTYLVLDTSESMRYQSSGAALSKLEYAKTAAAALAYLVLQQQDSIGLATFDSELRTVVRPSSNSSHLKQILHVMEETAPQRKTATGAILHDLAERFKKRGLVVVFSDLFDNLTATLAGLKHLRHRRHDVIVFHVLDPAELDFPFERVTLFKGMEQLPEVVADPRSIRKAYLEEFGKFVRSVELGCRHQRIDYVQLRTDQPLDLALSSYLASRMAKAK